Genomic window (Benincasa hispida cultivar B227 unplaced genomic scaffold, ASM972705v1 Contig2100, whole genome shotgun sequence):
cttttaatcagacgtattttttctttttattcctaATCGAGAAAGAGACATTAAAATAGTAGAAGTACGTGGGGATATACCTAAAAGATGCTAAAATTATTCTCCGAATTCAAAATCTCAGTACTCTATATAAACTAAAAACTAATCATCCTTAAATCATCTCATTGCCTTCCAAATTTCCTCCCCTTCAATTGGTAAGATTTAGTTCATAATTGTTATCCATTCTCATTTCTACTTTCAAAACGTTTATTTTTGTCtaaacttttatttcttttgacaTTATTCATGTATTCAAAACgttaatttcatattaaaaaattatcaattttaataagtttttttcATCACAAATCCAACATAGGAGAtagttattgttattgttattattttgtataaCAACTGTTTAACTAAGAAACGTTTAGAGTGTTGAGTTGACTATTATAGTTTGtgagttataatagtctgtATTTGATGATGTTGACTATTTTAGTCTAAATTATAAtagtcagaaaaaaaaaaacgaaagtTATTTTGATTATGATTTGAAGTAATAAAAAAAGCAATAATGagaatatatgtattttttgaaAGCAGGATTGAATTGAAATCAAGAAGGAATTAAGAAAATGCCTCAAGAATTGGGAGTTCTAAACGCACTTGATGTTGCAAAGACCCAATGGTACCATTTCACAGCCATCATCATAGCTGGAATGGGGTTCTTCACCGACGCCTACGATCTTTTCTGCATTGCAGTGGTGTCGAAATTGCTCGGTCGGATATACTACTACACACCAGGGTCTCTTCGGCCGGGGTCACTTCCTCCGAACGTGTCGGCTGCGGTGAGCGGAGTGGCACTATGTGGAACGCTGGCGGGGCAGCTGTTCTTCGGGTGGCTGGGTGACAAGATGGGAAGGAAGAAAGTGTATGGTATAACGTTGGTTCTGATGGTGGTATGTTCATTTGGGTCAGGGCTTAGTTTTGGG
Coding sequences:
- the LOC120069091 gene encoding inorganic phosphate transporter 1-1-like — its product is MPQELGVLNALDVAKTQWYHFTAIIIAGMGFFTDAYDLFCIAVVSKLLGRIYYYTPGSLRPGSLPPNVSAAVSGVALCGTLAGQLFFGWLGDKMGRKKVYGITLVLMVVCSFGSGLSFGHSAKATMTTLCLFRFWLGFGIGGDYPLSATIMSEYANKKTRGAFIAAVFAMQGFGILAGGIVALIVS